In the Aromatoleum bremense genome, one interval contains:
- a CDS encoding branched-chain amino acid ABC transporter permease, translating to MSAAIKTPRAALLATLLVLSVFPLFGSDYYSELLTKIMIMAIFAMSLDLLVGFTGLVSFGHAAFFGIAAYAVVLVSPQYDPSSLWLVLPAAVLAAAVAAFVVGLFVLRTKGIYFIMVTLAFAQMIYFVFHDSPLGGGSDGVFINFKPELRVGETQLLDLGDAGHFYYVVLLLLVATYVFLRILLRSPLGHALAGIKSNEHRMLSLGFPVFLYKLAGFVIAGALAGVAGFLSACQFGFVTPEILSWHQSGNVLLMVILGGMGTLNGAAIGAFAFVVLQEVFSALTKHWQFLMGTVIVLVVMLLPGGLSSLTQRLRRLLLGGSSNG from the coding sequence ATGTCTGCAGCCATCAAGACCCCGCGCGCCGCCCTGTTGGCGACGCTGCTGGTGCTGTCGGTTTTCCCGCTGTTCGGCTCGGACTACTACAGCGAACTGCTGACGAAGATCATGATCATGGCGATCTTCGCCATGAGCTTGGATCTGCTGGTCGGCTTCACCGGCCTCGTCAGCTTCGGCCACGCCGCGTTCTTCGGCATCGCCGCGTATGCGGTGGTGCTGGTGTCGCCGCAGTACGACCCGTCCAGCCTGTGGCTCGTGCTGCCGGCCGCGGTGCTCGCGGCGGCCGTCGCCGCGTTCGTCGTCGGCCTGTTCGTGCTGCGGACGAAGGGGATCTATTTCATCATGGTGACGCTCGCGTTCGCCCAGATGATCTACTTCGTGTTCCACGACTCTCCGCTCGGCGGCGGGTCGGACGGCGTGTTCATCAACTTCAAGCCGGAACTGCGGGTCGGCGAGACGCAACTGCTCGACCTCGGCGACGCAGGGCACTTCTACTACGTCGTGCTGCTGCTGCTGGTCGCGACGTACGTGTTCCTGCGCATCCTGTTGCGCTCGCCGCTCGGGCACGCGCTCGCCGGGATCAAGAGCAACGAACACCGCATGCTGTCGCTGGGCTTCCCGGTGTTCCTGTACAAGCTCGCCGGTTTCGTCATCGCGGGCGCGCTGGCCGGCGTGGCCGGGTTCCTCTCGGCGTGCCAGTTCGGCTTCGTGACGCCGGAGATCCTGTCGTGGCACCAGTCGGGCAACGTGCTGCTGATGGTGATCCTGGGCGGCATGGGCACCCTCAACGGTGCCGCGATCGGCGCGTTCGCGTTCGTCGTGCTGCAAGAAGTGTTCTCGGCGCTGACCAAACACTGGCAGTTCCTGATGGGCACGGTGATCGTTCTGGTGGTGATGTTGCTGCCGGGCGGCCTGTCGAGCCTGACGCAGCGGCTGCGCCGCCTGCTCCTGGGAGGTAGCTCGAATGGGTGA
- a CDS encoding branched-chain amino acid ABC transporter permease, giving the protein MDLTTFLIQLLNALQYGLLLFLVASGLTLIFGIMGIINLAHGSFYMMGAYMAFALTSATGNLFVAILLGIALSALIGFLLEWGLFSRLYKRDHLDQVLLTYGLILMFEEIRSMIVGDDVHGVRIPEMLSASVQLSETLSYPVYRLFMSAVCIVLAVLMYWLIRHTRLGMMIRAGSSNREMVQSLGINIDLIYRLVFALGVTLAAFAGMLAAPVSSVYPGMGNQVLIICFVVVVIGGVGSVWGALVAALLIGLADTFGKVIIPDYAGLTVYLLMAAVLLWRPEGIFRRI; this is encoded by the coding sequence ATGGATTTGACGACCTTCCTGATTCAGCTACTGAATGCGTTGCAGTACGGGTTGCTGCTGTTCCTCGTCGCCAGCGGACTGACCCTGATTTTCGGCATCATGGGCATCATCAACCTCGCCCACGGCAGCTTCTACATGATGGGCGCCTACATGGCGTTCGCGCTGACCTCGGCGACGGGCAATCTCTTCGTCGCGATCCTCCTCGGCATCGCCCTCAGCGCGCTGATCGGCTTCCTGCTCGAATGGGGCCTGTTCAGCCGGCTCTACAAGCGCGACCACCTCGACCAGGTGCTGCTGACCTACGGCCTGATCCTGATGTTCGAGGAGATACGCAGCATGATCGTCGGCGACGACGTCCATGGCGTGCGGATTCCCGAGATGCTGTCGGCGTCGGTCCAACTCAGCGAGACCCTCAGCTATCCCGTATACCGGCTGTTCATGTCGGCGGTCTGCATCGTGCTCGCGGTGCTGATGTACTGGCTGATCCGCCATACGCGGCTCGGCATGATGATTCGCGCGGGCAGCAGCAACCGTGAGATGGTCCAGTCGCTCGGCATCAACATTGATCTCATCTACCGCCTCGTGTTCGCGCTCGGCGTCACGCTCGCCGCGTTCGCCGGCATGCTCGCGGCGCCGGTGTCGTCGGTCTATCCGGGCATGGGCAACCAGGTGCTGATCATCTGTTTCGTCGTCGTCGTCATCGGCGGCGTCGGTTCGGTATGGGGCGCGCTCGTCGCGGCGCTGCTGATCGGCCTCGCCGACACGTTCGGCAAGGTCATCATCCCCGACTACGCCGGACTGACTGTCTATCTGCTGATGGCCGCGGTTCTGCTGTGGCGGCCCGAAGGCATCTTCCGGAGGATATGA
- a CDS encoding ABC transporter substrate-binding protein → MSHEVNRRQFLLSSAAVAAGLALPSAPLFAQGARKVRVGLMLPYTGTYAALGNAITNGFKLAVEQGGGKLGGSEVEYFTVDDESDAAKAPENANKLIKRDNVDVLVGTVHSGVALAMARVARETKTLLIVPNAGADEITGPLCAPNIFRTSFSAWQPAYAMGGVMAERKHKKVVTLSWKYSFGEQSVAGFKEAFEKAGGEVVKELYLPFPNVEFQPYLTEIAALKPDAVFVFFAGGGAVKFVRDYAAAGLKNTIPLYGSGFLTDGTLEAQGDAAEGVLTTLHYADGLDIPKDKEFRAAYASAFKMQPDVYAVQGYDAAQLFAAGLAGVKGDVSKRDELIKAMESVTIDSPRGKFTLSKAHNPVQDIYLRKVEGKENKVVSVAAKALADPARGCRM, encoded by the coding sequence ATGAGTCATGAAGTCAATCGTCGCCAGTTTCTGCTGTCCAGCGCCGCGGTCGCGGCAGGCCTGGCGCTGCCGTCTGCGCCGTTGTTCGCCCAAGGCGCGAGGAAGGTGCGGGTTGGCCTGATGCTGCCCTATACCGGTACCTATGCGGCGCTCGGCAATGCGATCACCAACGGTTTCAAGCTTGCGGTCGAGCAGGGCGGCGGCAAGCTCGGTGGGAGCGAGGTCGAATACTTCACCGTCGACGACGAGTCGGATGCGGCGAAGGCGCCGGAGAATGCGAACAAGCTGATCAAGCGCGACAACGTCGACGTGCTCGTCGGCACCGTCCACTCCGGTGTCGCGCTGGCGATGGCGCGCGTCGCGCGCGAGACCAAGACCTTGCTGATCGTGCCGAACGCCGGCGCCGACGAGATCACCGGCCCGCTGTGCGCGCCGAACATCTTCCGGACCTCGTTCTCGGCGTGGCAGCCGGCCTATGCGATGGGCGGCGTGATGGCCGAGCGCAAGCACAAGAAGGTCGTCACGCTGTCGTGGAAGTATTCGTTCGGCGAGCAGTCGGTCGCCGGCTTCAAGGAAGCGTTCGAGAAGGCCGGCGGCGAGGTCGTCAAGGAGCTTTATCTGCCGTTCCCGAACGTCGAGTTCCAGCCCTACCTGACCGAGATCGCGGCGCTCAAGCCCGACGCGGTGTTTGTGTTCTTCGCGGGCGGCGGCGCGGTCAAATTCGTCAGGGACTACGCGGCGGCAGGGCTCAAGAACACGATCCCGCTGTATGGATCGGGCTTCCTCACCGACGGCACGCTCGAGGCCCAGGGCGATGCCGCCGAGGGCGTGCTGACGACGCTGCATTACGCCGACGGCCTGGATATCCCGAAGGACAAGGAGTTCCGGGCCGCCTACGCGTCCGCGTTCAAGATGCAGCCGGACGTCTATGCGGTGCAGGGCTATGACGCGGCGCAGCTCTTCGCCGCGGGGCTCGCGGGCGTCAAGGGCGACGTCAGCAAGCGCGACGAGCTGATTAAGGCGATGGAGTCCGTGACGATCGACAGTCCGCGCGGGAAGTTCACGCTGTCGAAGGCCCACAACCCGGTGCAGGACATCTACCTGCGCAAGGTCGAGGGGAAAGAAAACAAGGTCGTGTCGGTGGCAGCGAAGGCGCTGGCCGACCCGGCTCGCGGCTGCCGCATGTAA
- a CDS encoding benzoate-CoA ligase family protein: protein MPELSTADHTSSPPHITIPRDYNAAHDLIERNLRAGRGNKIAVIDDAGQYTYAQLAERVDRFAHALGELGVRMEERVLLCLLDTVDFPVAFLGCIKAGVVPVPINTLLTASDYSYMLRDSRARVLVVSSLLLPAFTNAIEQSPFVKNVVVSGGDAGVRGSHLDFADLVAAPRPPFEAAPTCADDPCFWLYSSGSTGAPKGTVHLHSSLINTFELYARPILGVQESDVVFSAAKLFFAYGLGNGLTFPLAAGATAVLMSERPTPASVSRVLRQHQPTVYCGVPTLYASMLASPELPGRDEVSIRRCASAGEALPAEVGKRWTEHFGVEILDGLGSTEMLHIFLSNRHGEARYGTSGKPVPGYELRLIGDDGEEVAPGESGELQVRGPTSAAFYWNNRSKSRDTFMGQWTRSGDKYSQDADGNFAYAGRNDDMLKVGGIYVSPIEVESALITHEAVLEAAVVGKADVDGLIKPLAFVVLKPGLRPSPGLGDELKLHVKSKLAPYKYPRWLEFVDELPKTATGKIQRFKLRAASSV from the coding sequence ATGCCAGAACTGAGTACCGCAGACCACACGTCGAGCCCCCCGCACATCACGATTCCGCGCGACTACAACGCTGCCCATGACCTGATCGAGCGCAACCTGCGCGCCGGCCGCGGCAACAAGATCGCGGTGATCGACGACGCCGGCCAATACACCTATGCGCAGCTGGCCGAGCGGGTCGACCGCTTCGCCCACGCACTCGGTGAACTGGGCGTGCGCATGGAAGAGCGGGTGTTGCTGTGCCTGCTCGATACGGTCGATTTTCCGGTGGCGTTTCTCGGCTGCATCAAGGCCGGCGTCGTCCCGGTGCCGATCAACACGCTGCTGACCGCGTCCGACTACAGCTACATGCTGCGGGACAGCCGCGCCCGCGTGCTGGTGGTGTCTTCGCTGCTGCTGCCGGCGTTCACGAATGCGATCGAGCAGAGCCCGTTCGTCAAGAACGTCGTCGTATCCGGTGGCGATGCAGGCGTCAGGGGCAGCCATCTCGATTTTGCCGACCTCGTGGCCGCGCCGCGCCCGCCGTTCGAGGCCGCGCCGACGTGCGCCGACGACCCCTGTTTCTGGCTGTACTCGTCGGGCTCGACCGGCGCGCCGAAGGGGACGGTGCATCTGCATTCGAGCCTGATCAACACGTTCGAGCTGTACGCGCGGCCGATCCTCGGCGTGCAGGAGAGCGACGTCGTGTTCTCCGCCGCCAAGCTGTTCTTCGCCTACGGTCTGGGCAACGGCCTGACCTTCCCGCTGGCGGCAGGCGCGACGGCGGTGCTGATGTCCGAGCGCCCGACCCCCGCGTCCGTCTCCCGCGTGCTGCGCCAGCATCAGCCGACCGTGTATTGCGGCGTGCCGACGCTGTACGCGTCGATGCTCGCCAGCCCGGAACTGCCGGGGCGCGATGAAGTGTCGATCCGCCGCTGCGCCTCCGCGGGCGAAGCCCTGCCGGCCGAAGTCGGCAAGCGCTGGACGGAGCACTTCGGGGTCGAGATCCTCGACGGCCTCGGGTCGACCGAGATGCTGCACATCTTCCTGTCGAACCGGCACGGCGAGGCGCGCTACGGCACCAGCGGAAAGCCGGTGCCTGGCTATGAGCTTCGCCTCATCGGCGACGACGGCGAAGAGGTCGCGCCCGGCGAATCCGGCGAACTGCAGGTGCGCGGGCCGACCAGCGCGGCGTTCTACTGGAATAACCGCAGCAAGAGCCGCGACACCTTCATGGGGCAGTGGACGCGCAGCGGCGACAAGTATAGCCAGGACGCGGACGGCAACTTCGCCTATGCGGGACGCAACGACGACATGCTCAAGGTGGGCGGCATCTACGTGTCGCCGATCGAGGTCGAGTCGGCGCTGATCACTCACGAGGCGGTGCTCGAAGCCGCGGTCGTCGGCAAGGCCGACGTCGACGGCCTGATCAAGCCGCTCGCGTTCGTGGTGCTCAAGCCCGGCCTGCGCCCGTCGCCCGGCCTCGGCGACGAGCTCAAACTGCACGTGAAATCGAAACTCGCGCCGTACAAGTATCCTCGCTGGCTCGAGTTCGTCGACGAGTTGCCGAAGACCGCGACCGGAAAAATCCAGCGATTCAAGCTGCGCGCCGCGTCCTCCGTGTAA
- a CDS encoding SDR family NAD(P)-dependent oxidoreductase: MQLKDRVAIVTGAGQGIGATVARAYAREGAKVAVIDLNIDAANAVVAEIVANGGEALGVACDVSNRDQVLAMAEQVTAKWGRIDILVNNAGITRTAMLNKMTPEQWQQVLGVHLTGAFNCLQAVVGGMIERQYGRIIYVTSTAGLLGTIGQINYSAAKAGIVGMTMSTAKELARYNITANAIAPGAATPMTETIRTDERFKEKYLDRIPLGRWAEPEEIAPVFLFFASDASSYVTGQILAADGGMTIR; this comes from the coding sequence ATGCAATTGAAGGACAGAGTCGCCATCGTCACCGGCGCCGGGCAGGGCATCGGCGCCACGGTGGCGAGGGCCTACGCCCGCGAGGGCGCGAAAGTGGCGGTGATCGATCTGAACATCGACGCCGCCAATGCCGTTGTGGCCGAGATCGTCGCGAACGGCGGCGAGGCGCTCGGTGTCGCGTGCGACGTGTCGAACCGCGACCAGGTGCTGGCGATGGCCGAGCAGGTCACGGCGAAATGGGGACGCATCGATATTCTCGTCAACAACGCCGGCATCACGCGCACCGCGATGCTCAACAAGATGACGCCCGAGCAGTGGCAGCAGGTCCTCGGCGTGCATCTGACCGGCGCATTCAACTGTCTTCAGGCGGTCGTTGGCGGCATGATCGAGCGTCAGTATGGCCGCATCATCTACGTCACCTCGACAGCGGGCCTGCTGGGCACGATCGGGCAGATCAACTACAGTGCCGCGAAGGCGGGCATCGTCGGCATGACGATGAGCACCGCGAAGGAACTCGCGCGCTACAACATCACGGCCAACGCGATCGCACCGGGCGCGGCGACGCCGATGACGGAAACCATCCGCACCGACGAGCGCTTCAAGGAAAAGTATCTCGACCGCATTCCGCTCGGACGCTGGGCCGAACCGGAAGAGATCGCACCGGTATTCCTGTTCTTCGCCTCCGACGCGTCGAGCTACGTGACCGGACAAATACTGGCAGCTGACGGCGGCATGACGATCCGTTAG
- the oah gene encoding 6-oxocyclohex-1-ene-1-carbonyl-CoA hydratase, with translation MALDWLPRDNEIKDHALLGEEHFGTEAPSVLFEKRPVTDPQGNVVPGLYAAWIILNNPKQYNSYTTEMVKAIIAGFQRASSDRTIVAAVFTAVGDKAFCTGGNTAEYASYYAQRPNEYGEYMDLFNAMVDGILNCKKPVICRVNGMRVGGGQEIGMATDITITSDMAVFGQAGPKHGSAPDGGSTDFLPWMLNMEDAMYNCISCEPWSAYKMKAKNLITKVVPVLKKDGEWVRNPLIRTDAYVDDGELVYGEPVAADKAKAAKELIAQCTTDFAKLDEAVNALVWKFTNLFPQCLIKSIDGIRGKKKFFWDQMKLANRHWLAANMNHEAYLGFTAFNNKKATGKDVIDFIKFRQLVAEGHAFNDAFAEQVLAKPQS, from the coding sequence ATGGCACTCGATTGGCTGCCCCGCGACAACGAAATCAAGGATCATGCCCTGCTGGGCGAAGAGCACTTCGGCACCGAGGCTCCCTCGGTCCTCTTCGAGAAGCGCCCGGTAACGGATCCGCAGGGCAACGTGGTTCCCGGTCTGTATGCAGCGTGGATCATCCTGAACAACCCGAAGCAGTACAACTCCTACACCACCGAGATGGTGAAGGCGATCATCGCGGGCTTCCAGCGCGCGTCGTCCGACCGCACGATCGTCGCGGCGGTGTTCACGGCCGTCGGCGACAAGGCGTTCTGCACCGGCGGCAACACCGCCGAGTACGCGTCCTACTATGCACAGCGCCCGAATGAATACGGCGAGTACATGGATCTGTTCAACGCGATGGTCGACGGCATCCTGAACTGCAAGAAGCCGGTGATCTGCCGTGTGAACGGCATGCGCGTCGGCGGCGGCCAGGAAATCGGCATGGCGACCGACATCACGATCACCTCCGACATGGCGGTGTTCGGCCAGGCCGGTCCGAAGCACGGCAGCGCGCCCGACGGCGGCTCGACCGACTTCCTGCCGTGGATGCTGAACATGGAAGACGCGATGTACAACTGCATCTCGTGCGAGCCGTGGAGCGCGTACAAGATGAAGGCGAAGAACCTCATCACGAAGGTCGTGCCGGTGCTGAAGAAGGACGGCGAATGGGTCCGCAACCCGCTGATCCGCACGGATGCCTACGTCGATGACGGCGAGTTGGTCTATGGTGAGCCGGTCGCCGCCGACAAGGCCAAGGCGGCGAAGGAACTGATCGCGCAATGCACGACCGACTTCGCGAAGCTCGACGAAGCCGTCAATGCGCTGGTGTGGAAGTTCACGAACCTCTTCCCGCAGTGCCTGATCAAGTCGATTGACGGCATCCGCGGCAAGAAGAAGTTCTTCTGGGATCAGATGAAGCTCGCGAACCGTCACTGGCTCGCCGCGAACATGAACCACGAGGCGTACCTCGGCTTCACCGCCTTCAACAACAAGAAGGCAACGGGCAAGGACGTCATCGACTTCATCAAGTTCCGCCAGCTCGTCGCCGAAGGCCATGCGTTCAACGACGCCTTCGCCGAGCAGGTCCTGGCCAAGCCGCAGTCCTAG
- the had gene encoding 6-hydroxycyclohex-1-ene-1-carbonyl-CoA dehydrogenase, producing MIPQFIDTWQMTEPGKLQKTRVPMPELGPGDVVVKIAGCGVCHTDLSYFYMGVPTVQKPPLSLGHEISGVVIGGEASMIGKEVIVPAVIPCGECELCKTGRGNRCLAQKMPGNSMGIYGGYSSHIVAQSKYLCVVENRGDTPLEHLAVVADAVTTPYQAAVRADLKKDDLVIVVGAAGGVGSFMVQTAKGMGAKAVIGIDINEEKLEMMKDYGADFIINPKGKSAKEVKELFKGFCKERGLPSNYGWKIFEVTGSKPGQELALSLLSFTGKLVIVGYGTAETNYMLSKLMAFDAEIIGTWGCPPDRYAAVRDMCLDGRIQLGPFVETRPMSQIEQVFDEAHHGKLKRRVILTPDF from the coding sequence GTGATTCCGCAATTCATCGATACCTGGCAGATGACCGAGCCGGGCAAGCTGCAAAAGACGCGCGTGCCGATGCCCGAACTCGGACCGGGCGACGTCGTCGTGAAGATCGCCGGCTGTGGCGTGTGCCACACCGACTTGTCGTATTTCTACATGGGCGTGCCGACGGTGCAGAAGCCGCCGCTGTCGCTCGGCCACGAAATCTCCGGCGTCGTCATCGGTGGCGAGGCGTCGATGATCGGCAAGGAAGTCATCGTCCCGGCGGTGATCCCGTGCGGTGAATGCGAACTGTGCAAGACGGGTCGCGGCAACCGCTGCCTCGCGCAGAAAATGCCGGGCAACTCGATGGGCATCTATGGCGGCTATTCGAGCCACATCGTCGCGCAGTCGAAGTACCTGTGCGTGGTCGAGAACCGCGGCGACACGCCGCTCGAGCATCTCGCGGTGGTCGCGGATGCGGTCACGACGCCGTACCAGGCGGCGGTGCGTGCGGACCTGAAGAAGGACGACCTCGTGATCGTCGTCGGTGCCGCCGGCGGCGTCGGCAGCTTCATGGTGCAGACCGCCAAGGGCATGGGTGCGAAAGCCGTCATCGGCATCGACATCAACGAAGAAAAGCTCGAGATGATGAAGGACTACGGTGCCGACTTCATCATCAACCCGAAGGGCAAGAGCGCAAAGGAAGTGAAGGAGCTCTTCAAGGGCTTCTGCAAGGAGCGCGGCCTGCCGTCGAATTACGGCTGGAAGATCTTCGAGGTCACCGGCAGCAAGCCTGGCCAGGAGTTGGCGCTGTCCTTGCTGTCCTTCACCGGCAAGCTCGTTATCGTCGGCTACGGCACGGCCGAGACGAACTACATGCTGTCGAAGCTGATGGCCTTCGACGCCGAGATCATCGGCACCTGGGGCTGCCCGCCGGACCGCTATGCGGCCGTGCGCGACATGTGCCTCGATGGCCGCATCCAGCTCGGACCGTTCGTCGAAACGCGCCCGATGAGCCAGATCGAACAGGTGTTCGACGAAGCGCACCACGGCAAACTCAAGCGACGCGTCATCCTGACGCCCGATTTCTGA
- a CDS encoding enoyl-CoA hydratase/isomerase family protein → MTQAQFKFITYGVANGLATLTINRPPFNVLDIPTMEEVNVALDQCLAATDVKLLMITGAGEKAFSAGVEVADHTPDKVDRMIEVFHGIFRRLQELPVPTLAAVNGAALGGGMEVAIACDMIVAAANAKFGQPEIKLAVFPPIAAVLLPRLVPPARAMELLLGGENIAAEEARAIGLVNRVFAKETFAADVQAFVAPYLALSRAALVSTRKTIRATTGKPFGQALDVAENIYLNELMATEDAKEGLAAFLEKRKPVWRDR, encoded by the coding sequence ATGACGCAAGCGCAATTCAAGTTCATTACCTACGGCGTCGCCAATGGCCTGGCGACCCTGACGATCAACCGGCCGCCGTTCAACGTGCTCGACATTCCGACGATGGAAGAGGTCAACGTCGCGCTCGACCAGTGCCTCGCCGCGACCGACGTCAAGCTGCTGATGATCACCGGCGCGGGTGAAAAGGCGTTCTCGGCCGGTGTCGAGGTCGCGGACCACACGCCGGACAAGGTCGACCGGATGATCGAAGTGTTCCACGGCATCTTCCGCCGCCTGCAGGAACTGCCGGTTCCGACGCTGGCCGCGGTCAATGGCGCGGCGCTCGGCGGCGGCATGGAAGTGGCGATCGCGTGCGACATGATCGTCGCTGCGGCGAATGCCAAGTTCGGCCAGCCCGAAATCAAGCTCGCAGTGTTCCCGCCGATCGCGGCGGTGCTGCTGCCGCGCCTGGTGCCGCCGGCGCGGGCGATGGAGCTGCTGCTCGGGGGCGAGAACATCGCGGCCGAGGAAGCCCGTGCGATCGGACTCGTGAACCGCGTGTTTGCGAAGGAAACTTTCGCCGCCGACGTGCAGGCTTTCGTCGCGCCGTATCTCGCGCTCTCGCGCGCCGCGCTGGTGAGCACGCGCAAGACGATCCGCGCGACCACCGGCAAGCCGTTCGGGCAGGCGCTCGATGTCGCCGAGAACATCTATCTGAACGAACTGATGGCCACCGAGGACGCGAAAGAAGGTCTCGCCGCCTTCCTCGAAAAGCGCAAGCCGGTGTGGCGTGACCGCTGA